The region ACTTCATCTATCACTTTCTTAGTCGCTCTTATGACGTTCTCATTGTGGAAATGGGCTACATCGATCACTAAGACATCTACGTAAGGAGCTAGAGTCTTAGCTCTATCTATATCGAAAGGTGATATAGCAGCACCTACCCTGAGCCTCCCTTCCTCATCTCTAGTAGCGAATGGATGGGATTCCCTATAGAATACGTCCTTGGCTGTCACAAGGCCTATGAGCTCACCGGATTCGCTCACGACGGGGAGCTTCTCTATCTTATACCTCGCCATTATTTTTCTAGCTTCTTGAGGAGTTATTTCAGGACCAACAGTAATAGGATCCTTCGTCATTATATCCTTAACGAGAAGGCTCCCATCCTCAGCGAAATAAACGTCCCTTCGGGTCACTATCCCAACTAGCTTCCTCCCGACTACCACTGGCAGGCCAGAGATACCATGTTCCTTCATCAACCTCCTCGCTTCCTCAACGCTGTCCTCAGGAGATACTGTTATGACGTCCCTTATTATGAAGGATTCAGCTCTCTTGACAGCTTTAGCCATTTTCAATTGTTCCTCAATACTGCAGTTCCTGTGCAGTATCCCCAAGCCCCCCATCCTAGCCATAGCGATAGCCATCTCCTCCTCCGTCACAGTATCCATTGGGGATGAGAGTATCGGTATGCTCAGCGTTATATCCCCGATCCTAGTCGTCAAATCGACATTAGAGGGCTCTATCTCAGCCTTCCCGGGCAGGAGTATCACATCATTGAATGTGAAAG is a window of Candidatus Korarchaeum sp. DNA encoding:
- the guaB gene encoding IMP dehydrogenase codes for the protein MRVDKFEFAFTFNDVILLPGKAEIEPSNVDLTTRIGDITLSIPILSSPMDTVTEEEMAIAMARMGGLGILHRNCSIEEQLKMAKAVKRAESFIIRDVITVSPEDSVEEARRLMKEHGISGLPVVVGRKLVGIVTRRDVYFAEDGSLLVKDIMTKDPITVGPEITPQEARKIMARYKIEKLPVVSESGELIGLVTAKDVFYRESHPFATRDEEGRLRVGAAISPFDIDRAKTLAPYVDVLVIDVAHFHNENVIRATKKVIDEVEVPVIAGNIGTYEAAEEAITRLDIIGLRVGIGSGSICTTGEVTGVAAPTLYAVASASEAVRKYSKDVAVIADGGIRGPGEAAKAFAMGADAVMLGYALAGTKEAPGSAMMIGGKIYKIYRGMGSPSARSKRFAMDRYSKPSKDIAEGIEGLVPYRGDVTTVVDRFVAGLKAAFGYVGAANISEMKSKARVAFISQSGMSEIAPHDVKPLEKISD